Proteins from a genomic interval of Symmachiella macrocystis:
- a CDS encoding c-type cytochrome: MDFTYYPINDFGPAMKGLVIGSLGIFHVFLAQFAIGGGMLMCYFQWLSQTGRCAPARQFVDGFFRFLVLVSFIMGAVTGVGMWFTSIQISPRTIGMMVDEFHWIWAVEWTFFCLEIVAGYCFYRYGTRLDDSARMTLLVLYAVAAWGSLFWINGILSWQLTPGIWLETHSIQDGFFNPSFWPSLLYRTLVAMAIAALVACVVINVMPGLDRPTRSVLINRAAHFLLPMIVMPVLGVWYLMSWPEDSRAWVTGGSPAMSMFLAIGVGSSLLVGAYATIGIWWGKLYINGATATLLCALAMAATAGGEFVREGARKPYTVREVLYSNSILPAEVARLRQSGSVTDDPFPLQNAADYPTQQLQLGAKVFRFQCSICHTMRGVNGLVELTGHWSDDQRRLMIAQLQHTKPFMPPFSGSAVELESLVQLIGWETAGRPEGVKEASLDPEILARIQTWLDEAGTAQGSRHPQK; this comes from the coding sequence ATGGACTTCACTTACTATCCCATCAACGATTTTGGTCCCGCCATGAAGGGATTGGTGATAGGTTCGTTGGGGATTTTCCATGTCTTCCTCGCGCAGTTTGCTATCGGCGGTGGAATGTTGATGTGCTATTTCCAATGGCTGTCGCAAACCGGCCGCTGTGCTCCGGCGCGGCAATTTGTCGACGGTTTTTTTCGTTTTCTGGTCTTGGTCAGCTTCATCATGGGAGCTGTCACCGGGGTGGGGATGTGGTTTACCTCGATCCAAATCAGTCCTCGCACGATTGGCATGATGGTGGATGAATTCCACTGGATCTGGGCGGTGGAATGGACATTCTTCTGTCTCGAAATCGTCGCCGGTTATTGCTTTTATCGCTACGGAACCCGTTTGGATGATTCCGCAAGGATGACGTTGCTGGTGCTGTATGCCGTTGCCGCCTGGGGCAGTCTGTTTTGGATCAACGGGATATTGTCGTGGCAATTGACGCCCGGAATCTGGCTGGAAACGCATTCGATCCAGGACGGATTTTTTAATCCCAGTTTTTGGCCGTCGCTGCTGTACCGCACGCTGGTTGCCATGGCCATTGCCGCGCTCGTGGCTTGCGTTGTGATCAATGTGATGCCGGGATTGGACCGGCCGACGCGGAGCGTGTTGATCAATCGTGCGGCGCATTTTCTGCTACCGATGATCGTTATGCCCGTGCTGGGTGTGTGGTATTTGATGAGTTGGCCGGAGGACAGCCGCGCTTGGGTAACGGGAGGAAGTCCCGCGATGTCGATGTTTTTGGCGATCGGCGTCGGGTCGTCGCTGTTGGTCGGGGCCTATGCGACGATTGGAATTTGGTGGGGCAAACTGTATATCAACGGCGCGACGGCCACCTTGTTGTGCGCCTTAGCCATGGCGGCCACGGCGGGGGGAGAGTTTGTTCGCGAAGGAGCGCGCAAACCGTATACCGTGCGTGAGGTGTTGTATTCCAACTCGATTCTACCGGCGGAAGTCGCTCGATTACGGCAGAGCGGTTCGGTGACCGATGATCCCTTTCCGCTTCAGAATGCCGCCGACTATCCGACACAACAATTGCAATTGGGGGCGAAGGTGTTTCGGTTTCAATGCAGCATCTGCCATACGATGCGGGGCGTGAATGGGTTGGTGGAATTGACGGGGCATTGGTCCGATGATCAGCGACGGTTGATGATCGCACAACTGCAACACACCAAACCCTTCATGCCCCCCTTCTCCGGGTCCGCAGTGGAATTGGAATCGCTGGTGCAATTGATCGGTTGGGAAACAGCCGGACGACCGGAGGGAGTGAAGGAAGCGTCGCTGGATCCGGAGATTTTGGCGCGGATTCAAACGTGGCTGGATGAAGCGGGCACCGCGCAAGGTTCTAGGCATCCCCAGAAATAA
- a CDS encoding SDR family NAD(P)-dependent oxidoreductase, producing MTDKLFSVAGQVALVSGGSRGIGFELARGFATRGAQVIITGRDEATLATAAEELSQDGNLVTPIVCDVVKVDEIRCCVDTILAEFGRIDTLINVAGVNKRQAAEQFTVEEYDTIIDVNLKGAFLMSQEVGKRMIEQRSGTQINIDSLNTYAPLKGVLPYAMSKAGMKMMTRGLALEWGRYGIRVNSLAPGFTLTDLTRKLWSDPKMLKWGKENTPLERMAEVEDMVGTAIFLASQASAFMTGQTLYVDGGISAGISWPMEL from the coding sequence ATGACAGACAAACTATTTTCTGTGGCGGGACAAGTCGCACTCGTCTCTGGTGGCAGCCGGGGGATTGGATTTGAATTGGCCCGCGGATTCGCCACGCGTGGCGCTCAGGTGATCATCACCGGCCGCGATGAAGCAACTTTGGCGACGGCCGCCGAAGAACTTTCCCAAGATGGCAACTTGGTGACACCGATCGTTTGCGATGTCGTCAAGGTCGACGAAATTCGGTGTTGTGTCGACACAATCCTGGCTGAGTTTGGCCGAATCGATACGCTGATCAATGTTGCCGGCGTGAACAAGCGACAGGCGGCTGAACAATTCACCGTTGAGGAATACGACACGATTATCGACGTGAACCTCAAAGGGGCATTTTTGATGTCGCAGGAGGTCGGCAAACGGATGATCGAACAGCGCAGCGGCACGCAGATCAATATCGATTCGCTCAACACGTATGCCCCGCTCAAAGGCGTGCTGCCTTATGCGATGAGTAAAGCGGGAATGAAAATGATGACACGGGGCTTGGCGCTGGAATGGGGCCGCTACGGCATCCGCGTCAATTCCCTCGCGCCGGGCTTCACGCTCACCGACCTGACCCGCAAACTGTGGTCCGACCCCAAAATGCTCAAGTGGGGCAAGGAGAACACGCCGCTGGAGCGCATGGCCGAAGTCGAGGATATGGTCGGGACCGCCATCTTCCTGGCCTCCCAAGCCTCAGCCTTTATGACGGGCCAAACACTCTACGTCGACGGCGGTATCTCGGCTGGGATCTCGTGGCCGATGGAACTCTGA